A region from the Nitrospinota bacterium genome encodes:
- a CDS encoding tetratricopeptide repeat protein: MKRPALAIAAAVLSYGFGDPAYFANRKGNDLYAKGEYKEALESYKLAGTLDPRSREIDFNLGEAFYKLGNYGESAKSFERAAESKDPALKKSAVAGQGAAFYKAGDHALQTGRADMAVGLLEKSVAGFKSAILADPADGNVKKGLELALAKLDEARKKANMNQSPKDQDDKDNSAKDDSEKKDNQSGQQQRPQEQAKDQQDGKSGDSGHPEEKDKGKKDQGNGDEKDGKDGAEGMTGEQASQVLSAVAADEKNLRNKIRNRMMKETPRQGKDW; this comes from the coding sequence ATGAAAAGGCCGGCCTTGGCCATCGCCGCCGCGGTTCTTTCGTACGGATTCGGCGATCCGGCCTATTTCGCCAACCGCAAAGGGAACGATCTTTACGCGAAGGGGGAATATAAAGAGGCGCTGGAAAGCTACAAGCTTGCCGGAACCCTTGACCCTCGGTCCAGGGAGATAGATTTCAACTTGGGGGAGGCGTTCTACAAGCTTGGGAATTACGGCGAATCCGCCAAGTCCTTCGAGCGGGCGGCCGAATCAAAGGATCCCGCCCTCAAAAAAAGCGCCGTCGCCGGCCAGGGGGCCGCGTTTTACAAGGCGGGCGATCATGCCTTGCAGACCGGGCGGGCGGACATGGCGGTGGGCCTTCTGGAAAAATCGGTGGCGGGATTCAAGTCCGCCATCCTGGCCGATCCGGCGGACGGAAATGTGAAAAAGGGGCTGGAACTGGCCTTGGCAAAGCTGGACGAAGCGAGAAAAAAGGCGAACATGAACCAATCGCCAAAGGACCAGGACGACAAGGATAATAGCGCGAAAGACGACAGCGAAAAAAAGGACAACCAGAGCGGTCAGCAACAGCGGCCACAGGAACAGGCCAAGGACCAGCAGGACGGGAAAAGCGGCGATTCCGGACACCCGGAAGAAAAAGACAAAGGCAAAAAAGACCAGGGAAACGGCGATGAAAAGGATGGCAAAGATGGCGCGGAAGGCATGACCGGGGAGCAGGCCAGCCAGGTGCTATCCGCAGTGGCGGCTGACGAAAAAAACCTTCGCAACAAAATCCGCAACAGGATGATGAAGGAAACTCCAAGACAGGGAAAGGACTGGTGA
- a CDS encoding Ppx/GppA family phosphatase, whose protein sequence is MTRAAAVDLGTNTVRMLVAERAGNGFSQVYSGQVITRLGERLHVTGKLDPKAIKRTVDGVAGLLREAERFRPFELTIAATSAARDASNTAELDALLQKTAGVSLTVIPWEEEAHLALTGAALAVGKEDGRFILFDVGGGSTEYILAEEGRAAASYGTNLGVVRLAETYITKHPVEDAEYCRLVDEVETTVDMVFNNLPVRDVTLVGTAGTITSIAAMDMNMVEYDPVRINGYKLTADAVESLRNKICSMTLEERSRIPSLKNGREDLIVPGFAILLATMQAAGADHIIVSDYGLREGLVMKMLGGKTFSP, encoded by the coding sequence ATGACCCGCGCCGCCGCAGTGGACCTGGGCACGAACACCGTGCGCATGCTGGTGGCCGAGCGCGCCGGAAACGGCTTTTCGCAGGTTTATTCCGGGCAGGTGATCACGCGGCTTGGCGAGAGGCTGCACGTCACGGGTAAACTCGATCCCAAAGCGATTAAAAGGACCGTGGACGGGGTGGCCGGACTGTTGCGCGAAGCGGAGCGGTTCCGCCCTTTTGAATTGACCATAGCGGCCACGTCGGCTGCCCGGGACGCATCCAACACGGCGGAGCTTGACGCGCTTTTGCAAAAGACCGCCGGGGTGTCCCTCACGGTGATCCCTTGGGAGGAGGAGGCGCATCTGGCGCTCACCGGAGCCGCGCTGGCTGTCGGAAAAGAGGACGGGAGGTTCATCCTTTTCGACGTGGGGGGCGGAAGCACGGAATACATCCTGGCGGAGGAGGGCCGGGCCGCCGCATCATACGGGACCAACCTTGGAGTCGTGCGCCTGGCGGAGACATACATCACAAAACATCCGGTGGAAGACGCTGAATACTGCCGCCTTGTGGACGAAGTGGAGACCACCGTGGACATGGTGTTCAACAACCTTCCGGTGCGTGATGTGACGCTGGTGGGAACAGCCGGGACCATAACCTCCATCGCCGCAATGGACATGAACATGGTGGAATACGATCCTGTCCGCATAAACGGATACAAATTGACGGCGGACGCCGTAGAATCGCTCAGAAACAAGATATGTTCCATGACCCTTGAGGAGCGCTCCCGGATTCCATCTCTGAAAAACGGACGGGAGGACCTTATCGTCCCGGGATTCGCCATCCTGCTGGCCACGATGCAGGCGGCGGGGGCGGACCATATCATTGTATCGGACTACGGCCTGCGCGAAGGATTGGTGATGAAAATGCTTGGCGGAAAGACATTCAGTCCATGA
- a CDS encoding response regulator: protein MEKTGFGKLLLVDDEESVRKVLERRFGKMGYECVTAVDGADAVEKVKESVFDAVVTDVKMPVMSGVDMIPHIRAIDPNLSIILLTAFADVDVAIQALRHGAFDFQFKPMEFDRLTLSAANAVERTRLLREKIEYTKNLEEKVRERTAQLEEKNQRLRKFFYETVMALVSAVEAKDKYTEGHSWRVADNAKAVAREMGLGDAEAENIYLAGMLHDIGKIGIPDRVLLKPGIYTDEERAAMQSHPTMTAAILSNVEDFQDIVRIALHHHEKFSGGGYPVGISGSAIPLGARIITVADAFDAMLSTRPYRPKMRMADAIEQLRLGSGSHFDPDAVEKFLGLLEQDAILFETERK, encoded by the coding sequence ATGGAAAAAACAGGTTTTGGTAAACTTCTCCTCGTTGACGACGAGGAGAGCGTCCGCAAGGTGCTCGAGCGCCGTTTCGGAAAGATGGGCTACGAATGCGTCACCGCAGTGGACGGGGCAGACGCCGTTGAAAAAGTGAAGGAGTCCGTTTTTGACGCCGTGGTCACCGACGTGAAGATGCCGGTGATGAGCGGGGTGGACATGATACCCCACATAAGGGCCATCGACCCCAACCTTTCAATAATACTGCTCACGGCGTTCGCCGACGTGGACGTGGCCATCCAGGCCCTCCGGCACGGCGCGTTCGATTTCCAGTTCAAGCCCATGGAATTCGACAGGCTCACCCTGAGCGCCGCCAACGCCGTGGAACGCACCAGGCTTTTGCGCGAAAAGATCGAGTACACGAAAAACCTGGAGGAGAAAGTCCGGGAACGCACGGCGCAGCTGGAGGAGAAAAACCAGCGGCTCAGAAAATTCTTTTACGAGACCGTCATGGCGCTCGTCTCCGCCGTGGAGGCAAAGGACAAATACACCGAGGGTCATTCCTGGCGCGTGGCGGACAACGCAAAGGCTGTGGCGCGCGAGATGGGATTGGGTGACGCGGAGGCTGAAAACATATATCTGGCCGGGATGCTCCATGACATCGGCAAAATAGGCATACCGGACCGTGTGTTGCTAAAACCCGGCATTTATACGGACGAGGAACGGGCCGCCATGCAGTCGCACCCAACGATGACCGCGGCCATCCTCTCGAACGTGGAGGACTTCCAGGACATCGTGCGCATAGCGCTGCACCATCATGAAAAGTTCTCCGGCGGCGGATACCCTGTGGGCATATCCGGCTCCGCCATCCCCCTGGGGGCGCGGATCATAACGGTGGCCGACGCCTTTGACGCCATGTTGTCCACCCGCCCATACAGGCCCAAAATGCGGATGGCCGACGCAATTGAACAGCTCCGCCTCGGAAGCGGCTCCCATTTCGATCCCGACGCGGTGGAAAAGTTTTTAGGGCTCCTGGAGCAGGACGCCATATTGTTTGAAACGGAAAGAAAATGA
- a CDS encoding Nif3-like dinuclear metal center hexameric protein, translating into MASLHEIIAFTDSYLDTGSIKDYCPQGLQAEGRGEVGKIVSGVSACAALFGEAVKRKADAVLVHHGMFWDSEPRVLKGSLKERVKLLLENDLSLIAYHLPLDRHPVSGNNIQLVKRLGLVDAEPFGDYHGKSIGYAAKTAAPVKIAAFMETVKEKINPAARFHAFGPGEIKSVAICSGAAPELVREAIERRADMFITGEEPEWIYHLAREEKIHYVAAGHHATERFGVMALGEVISEKFGVPVEFVDIPNPI; encoded by the coding sequence ATGGCGTCCCTTCACGAGATAATCGCTTTCACCGATTCCTACCTGGACACTGGCTCCATAAAGGACTATTGCCCGCAGGGGCTGCAGGCGGAGGGGAGAGGGGAAGTGGGGAAGATCGTTTCAGGCGTGTCGGCCTGCGCCGCTCTTTTTGGCGAGGCGGTGAAACGAAAGGCGGACGCCGTGCTGGTCCACCACGGCATGTTCTGGGATTCGGAACCGAGGGTTTTGAAAGGAAGCCTTAAGGAACGGGTGAAACTGCTGCTGGAAAACGATCTTTCGCTCATCGCATACCACCTGCCGCTGGACAGGCACCCAGTGTCCGGCAATAATATCCAGTTGGTCAAAAGGCTGGGGCTTGTGGACGCGGAGCCTTTCGGCGACTATCACGGCAAGAGCATCGGCTACGCCGCGAAAACGGCCGCGCCGGTGAAAATAGCGGCGTTCATGGAGACAGTTAAGGAGAAGATCAATCCCGCGGCCCGGTTCCACGCCTTCGGCCCGGGTGAAATAAAATCAGTGGCCATATGCTCCGGCGCGGCCCCGGAGCTTGTGCGTGAGGCGATAGAGCGCAGGGCGGACATGTTCATCACCGGCGAGGAGCCGGAATGGATATACCATCTGGCCCGGGAGGAGAAGATACATTATGTTGCCGCCGGGCATCACGCCACCGAACGGTTCGGCGTGATGGCGTTAGGCGAGGTGATATCGGAGAAGTTCGGCGTGCCGGTGGAGTTCGTGGACATTCCCAATCCGATCTAA